A region from the Schistocerca serialis cubense isolate TAMUIC-IGC-003099 chromosome 1, iqSchSeri2.2, whole genome shotgun sequence genome encodes:
- the LOC126473157 gene encoding lipoyltransferase 1, mitochondrial isoform X1 — protein MALVLCKNVLKTSQFSLVSLSRSSSGVFSSCMLKNSYSKSASEKTEENSPVTKSVFISQSSDVFTNLALEDWLYKNFDFTNHHVLLLWRNSPCVVIGRHQNPWLEANTANLSYQGVELARRNSGGGTVYHDRGNLNLTFFTPRNKYNRRNNLEIISRALYREWGIETSISPREDVIVEENYKQISGTASKLGRPNAYHHCTLLVDVNKISLRQSLLKQDMGISTNATKSVPAPIINLCEINRQVKIGKLLSAIGWEYLRTCPITFEDGGKEQISKQRGFQMINPTESWFPGLEKIKEEFSSWDWCYGKTPKFEVTRSFPVCQETTGESTKELKITLFVEKGIIQNVTLTVPPGIKSANGFHGEARVVTSLRGRRFSEEAVFILENSLQAMKFHENDLVHTVAVGKNDFLGNRRQHAIHSM, from the exons ATGGCTCTTGTTCTGTGCAAGAATGTTTTGAAGACAAGCCAGTTTTCTCTTGTTTCTCTTTCGAGAAGCAGCTCTGGTGTCTTCAGCAGTTGTATGCTTAAGAACAGTTACTCTAAAAGCGCATCtgaaaagactgaagaaaattcacCAGTGACGAAGTCTGTGTTCATTTCTCAATCAAGTGACGTTTTCACTAATCTTGCTCTTGAGGATTGGCTGTACAAAAATTTCGATTTTACCAACCACCACGTTTTGCTCTTGTGGCGTAATTCACCATGTGTTGTAATTGGGAGACATCAAAACCCATGGCTTGAAGCAAACACTGCAAACCTGTCTTACCAGGGAGTTGAACTAGCGAGGCGTAACAGCGGAGGCGGCACAGTGTATCACGATCGTGGCAACCTGAACCTTACCTTTTTCACACCAAGAAATAAGTACAATCGaagaaacaaccttgaaattataaGTAGAGCGCTGTACAGGGAATGGGGAATTGAAACCTCGATATCTCCCAGAGAAGATGTTATCGTCGAAGAGAATTACAAA CAGATCTCTGGTACAGCATCAAAACTGGGTCGTCCAAATGCATACCACCACTGCACGCTCTTGGTTGATGTTAACAAAATCAGCTTGCGGCAATCGCTCCTGAAACAAGAC ATGGGAATATCAACTAATGCAACAAAGAGTGTGCCTGCTCCCATTATTAACTTGTGTGAAATAAACAGACAAGTCAAGATTGGTAAATTGCTCTCTGCCATTGGATGGGAATATCTAAGAACATGTCCAATAACATTTGAAGATGGTGGAAAGGAGCAAATTTCTAAACAACGTGGTTTCCAGATGATTAATCCCACAGAGTCCTGGTTTCCAG GTTTGGAAAAGATAAAAGAAGAATTTTCCAGTTGGGACTGGTGCTATGGAAAGACACCAAAATTTGAGGTAACTCGGTCGTTTCCTGTGTGTCAGGAAACTACTGGAGAAAGCACCAAGGAATTAAAAATAACACTGTTTGTTGAAAAGGGCATTATTCAAAACGTGACACTGACTGTTCCACCTGGCATTAAATCTGCTAATGGTTTTCATGGTGAAGCTCGTGTAGTCACATCACTGAGGGGAAGGCGTTTCTCTGAAGAAGCTGTCTTCATTTTGGAAAATTCATTGCAGGCCATGAAGTTTCATGAGAATGATCTGGTACACACAGTAGCAGTAGGAAAAAATGATTTTTTAGGGAACCGTAGGCAGCATGCTATACATTCAATGTGA
- the LOC126473166 gene encoding cytochrome b-c1 complex subunit 7-like has protein sequence MAAVGSRSVGFMGAVRKWAYNLSGFNKYGLHYDDCLDELNPDVAEALRRLPDSIKDERNFRINRALHLSMIKKYLPKEEWTKYEEDNKYLQPYLQEVIKERLEKEEWNKK, from the exons ATGGCTGCTGTAGGTTCGAGGAGTGTTGGGTTTATGG GCGCCGTACGAAAATGGGCGTATAATCTTTCAGGTTTCAATAAATATG GCTTACACTATGATGACTGCTTGGATGAGTTGAACCCAGATGTGGCTGAAGCACTGAGACGATTGCCAGACAGCATAAAAGATGAAAGGAACTTCCGTATAAACCGTGCTCTGCACCTGTCAATGATAAAGAAGTATCTCCCAAAGGAAGAATGGACAAAATATGAAGAG gATAATAAGTACCTTCAGCCTTACCTTCAAGAAGTCATAAAAGAAAGACTAGAAAAAGAAGAATGGAACAAAAAGTGA
- the LOC126473157 gene encoding lipoyltransferase 1, mitochondrial isoform X2, with protein sequence MALVLCKNVLKTSQFSLVSLSRSSSGVFSSCMLKNSYSKSASEKTEENSPVTKSVFISQSSDVFTNLALEDWLYKNFDFTNHHVLLLWRNSPCVVIGRHQNPWLEANTANLSYQGVELARRNSGGGTVYHDRGNLNLTFFTPRNKYNRRNNLEIISRALYREWGIETSISPREDVIVEENYKISGTASKLGRPNAYHHCTLLVDVNKISLRQSLLKQDMGISTNATKSVPAPIINLCEINRQVKIGKLLSAIGWEYLRTCPITFEDGGKEQISKQRGFQMINPTESWFPGLEKIKEEFSSWDWCYGKTPKFEVTRSFPVCQETTGESTKELKITLFVEKGIIQNVTLTVPPGIKSANGFHGEARVVTSLRGRRFSEEAVFILENSLQAMKFHENDLVHTVAVGKNDFLGNRRQHAIHSM encoded by the exons ATGGCTCTTGTTCTGTGCAAGAATGTTTTGAAGACAAGCCAGTTTTCTCTTGTTTCTCTTTCGAGAAGCAGCTCTGGTGTCTTCAGCAGTTGTATGCTTAAGAACAGTTACTCTAAAAGCGCATCtgaaaagactgaagaaaattcacCAGTGACGAAGTCTGTGTTCATTTCTCAATCAAGTGACGTTTTCACTAATCTTGCTCTTGAGGATTGGCTGTACAAAAATTTCGATTTTACCAACCACCACGTTTTGCTCTTGTGGCGTAATTCACCATGTGTTGTAATTGGGAGACATCAAAACCCATGGCTTGAAGCAAACACTGCAAACCTGTCTTACCAGGGAGTTGAACTAGCGAGGCGTAACAGCGGAGGCGGCACAGTGTATCACGATCGTGGCAACCTGAACCTTACCTTTTTCACACCAAGAAATAAGTACAATCGaagaaacaaccttgaaattataaGTAGAGCGCTGTACAGGGAATGGGGAATTGAAACCTCGATATCTCCCAGAGAAGATGTTATCGTCGAAGAGAATTACAAA ATCTCTGGTACAGCATCAAAACTGGGTCGTCCAAATGCATACCACCACTGCACGCTCTTGGTTGATGTTAACAAAATCAGCTTGCGGCAATCGCTCCTGAAACAAGAC ATGGGAATATCAACTAATGCAACAAAGAGTGTGCCTGCTCCCATTATTAACTTGTGTGAAATAAACAGACAAGTCAAGATTGGTAAATTGCTCTCTGCCATTGGATGGGAATATCTAAGAACATGTCCAATAACATTTGAAGATGGTGGAAAGGAGCAAATTTCTAAACAACGTGGTTTCCAGATGATTAATCCCACAGAGTCCTGGTTTCCAG GTTTGGAAAAGATAAAAGAAGAATTTTCCAGTTGGGACTGGTGCTATGGAAAGACACCAAAATTTGAGGTAACTCGGTCGTTTCCTGTGTGTCAGGAAACTACTGGAGAAAGCACCAAGGAATTAAAAATAACACTGTTTGTTGAAAAGGGCATTATTCAAAACGTGACACTGACTGTTCCACCTGGCATTAAATCTGCTAATGGTTTTCATGGTGAAGCTCGTGTAGTCACATCACTGAGGGGAAGGCGTTTCTCTGAAGAAGCTGTCTTCATTTTGGAAAATTCATTGCAGGCCATGAAGTTTCATGAGAATGATCTGGTACACACAGTAGCAGTAGGAAAAAATGATTTTTTAGGGAACCGTAGGCAGCATGCTATACATTCAATGTGA